GGGCGTCGGAGCCGAGGTCGCGGGCGCCGAGGTCGAGGTGGAGCCGCCGTTCTGGTCGGCTGGAGCGGGCGTCGGAGCCGAGGTCGCGGGCGCCGAGGTCGAGGTGGAGCCGCCGTTCTGGCCCGCCGGGGTCGGGCTCGAGGTGGAGCCACCATTCTGGCCAGGCGGGGTCGGGGTCGGGGGCGCGAAGCTCGTGGCGGAGCCGCCGTTCTGACCCGACGCGTTCGTGCCGCCGACGTCGGGCTGGCTGGCGCCCGGGTTCGGGCCGACCGCGCCGCGAACAACGGTGTTCTCCTCGAGGGCCGCGCGCGCCGCGACCCCCACGCCATCGGTGGGATCCTCGGCGAGGGTGAGCAGCCAGGCGGTCTGCCCCGTGAGCGCGGCTCCCAGCTGAGGATCGGCGCCGGAAACGGAGCCGATCTCGGATCTCAGGTCGCGGAGTCCCGCGGTGTAGGCATCCAGCGCGGCCACGAGGCCGCCTGGATCACCGGCCCACGCCGCAGACTCGGCCTCGGTGAAGCGCGCTGTCAGGCGAGCGGCCTCGGCGTCGATCCGCGCCTGGGTTCCGCGCGGCGGGAGCGACACGGTCTCGATCGCCAGCCGAAGACCGTAGAACGGCTGGCCGGGGCCACTCTGTGCCGAGACCAGACCCACACTTCCGGCGAGGAGTCCAACGGCGAGGAGGCTCGCCGTGAAACGCCTCGCCGGCGCCCTGGATCGCCACGCGGCGACGGGTCGAGGCTGAAGTGTCGCCGCCCGAAACTCCGAGACCAGGCTCTCCCGGGTGCGCGCGACGACCTCCGGCGGGGGCGAGAATGATCGCTCGACGTCGCGCTCGAAGCGCAGCTCGATCGGGGTGGGCGCAGTGTCCGGATCGGTTGTCCGCCCGAAGGAGAACCGCATCATGCCGATCCCTCGACGAGCCGATCGGCGCGGAGGGCTCGCACGCCCTCGCTGTCTCGGAGGCGGCTGAGGGCGCGGAACTGGAGGGCGCGGACGCTGCCTTCGCGCTTCCCCATGAGTGCGCCGATCTCGGCCGGCGAGAGCCCGGCGAAGAACCGATAGAGGAGGACGTCGCGCTGCTCGCCGGTCAATCCGTCGAGCGCGGCGAGGAGCGCCGCCCGCTCCTCGGCCGACTCGATGAACGCGGTCGGGTCCTGGGCCTCGTCCGGCCGGAGGCTCAGCGCCTCGATCGGCGCGGAAGGGCGATCCCGACGGCCGAAGTCGATGAGCGCGTTCCGGGCGATCCGGAACAGCCAGGCCCCGAACGGAAGACCGCGGCTCTCGTAGCGGGGCAATGCCTCGATCACCTTGACGAACACCCGATGGAGCAGATCTTCCGCGTCGGCCGGCTCCGCGACATGGGCGAGCAGGAATCGATAGACCCGCACGGCGTAGTGCTCGTACAGCGCACCGAATGCGTCAGCGTCGCCCGCCCGAGCGAGGGTGATGAGTTCATCGACTCGTTCATCATTCATGGGAACGAGTCGCGGCGCCCGCCGTTACGGACCCTGGCCTGCGGCCCGGCCGACGCAGTGATCACGGGGTCCTCGCGTCTCCATCGCCGGATCTCGAGCGATGCTGGGGGACGACGCTATCCAGCCAACCTTGCAGCGAACCTTGCAGCGAACCTTGCGGTGGTGACTCCGGTCACCGGTGCAAGGTCGTTCAACGCGTCGAGCTCGCCGCGCCCGGTGTCGTACCCGCCAGCGACGAGAGGGCGGCCCGCAACGAGGCGATCTCAGCCGTGGCAGCGCCCCACTCAGGTTCGTCCGGGTCCGCGCCCTCGAGACGGAACAGAGCGAGGCGAAGTTCGATGTGGAGCCTCGTGGCTACGTCGTCGAACTCCGGCGCCGTCCCGGCCTCGCCCACGGCGTCGACCGTTCCAGAGACGCCGCTCGGGTATGCCCCCAGGGCCCGTCGGAAGAATCGATCGATCGTCATCCTCGAGCTCCCTCAGCGAGTGAAGAGTTGCCCGGTGAGATCCCGATGGAAGACGATCTGGACCGGCCGCGGAAGCCTCCGTCGGAACGCGCTGCGCCGCACGCCCCAGCGGCGACCCGGATCATCCCCGGCCTGACGGCGCCATTGCCCGTAGGTCCTCGGCGTTCATCCATGGCGATCGCTCGCGGTCCGGTCGGATCGTGATGGCCAGGCCCCAGCGCGCCGTTCGCCGTGTCGTCGCTCGCGCCTCACGCGCGGCCGGTCCGCTGCGCCGAGGCGCCGGTCAGGCACGCCGACTCGCCGGTCGGCACGCCCCTGGTGGGTCGCGCCCTCGTCCACGGTGCTCCTTCGCCGATCCGGGCCCGTTCGCCGATCCGGGCCCGTTCGCCGATCCGGGCCGCGTCGCCGCTCCACCGAGCCGACAACCGCGGCGCGGAAGGCCGGAAAGAGACGCTCCCGTGTCCGGGCGACGAGGTCGGGCGGTGGCGAGAAGGATCGGTCAACGCTCGACTGGAGCCGTCGCCTGAAGACGACGGGATCGCTCGCTTCGTCAGAGCCCCCGCGCCCGGAGGGGTCGCGCGTCCCTCCGGCCGGTTCCGCACCCATTGGCACCGCCCAGATGTGCCATCGCGACGGGCTCGAGAGTTCCGTGTCCATCGCTCATGGGAACGAGTCCGGCCGCCGCCTGTTACGCGATCGCATTCCGATCCGACGCCCGGGCAAGAAAACGGGAGCGGCATCCCGTCGGACCGCCGTAACGGATGACGCTCGACTGCGTTTCAACGGGCGCAATGAGGAGCACGCCGCGCATCTCGCCACGCCGTCGAGTGGGTCGCTCGGGGCAGGCGCTCGTCGAATTCGCCCTCGTCGTTCCGCTGCTGTTCTTCATGATGGTCATCATCATCGACTTCGGGCGGGCCCTCTACATCCAGACCGCGCTCCAGAACGGGGCTCGGGAAGGCGCTCGGTTCGGGATCGTCCATCCGACCTGGGTCACCGCGGCCGACCGCGCCAATCCGGACAACATCGTCTACCGCGCGAGCACGGAGCCAGCCGCTACCGTGAGCGCGGTGAACGCGACGGTCACGTGCACGACGCCGGGCGGCGTGACCTCCACCGCGACATCGCCGGTCTCGCTGTCTCCGGCCTACGTGAGCTGCGCCGTCTCGGGTGGCCGGATCGACGTGAAGATCACCTACGACTTCACGCCGCTGACACCGCTCATCAGCAACGTCGTCGGGACGAGCCTGACGCTCAGTGGCCACACCCGGATGACGATCGAATGAGGCCGGCCATGAGCATCACGACGACGGCTACCCGTCGACGCGCCAGGCGCGATCGCGGCCAGGTGCTGGTGCTGCTCACCATCGCCCTCGTCGTCCTGATCGGGTTCATCGGCCTCGTGATCGACGGCGGCTTCGCCTATGTCCATCGACGCCAGATGCAGAACGCCGCCGATGCCGGATCGCACGATGGGACCGCGGTCCTCGCCGCCCACTACAGCAACGTCTGCGCCTGGGAATCGGCGGCTCGCAGTGCGGCGGTCGACGCGGCCCTCGCCAACGGAGTCGTGAAGGCCAGCTCGGTCACCGTCGGTCTCGTCGATGTCTACGGGAACCCGACGCCCGTCTGCGATAGCGCCCGGACGATGGGTGTGTCCGTCGCCGTCGGCCAGCCGTACGACACGTATTTCGCTGGCGTGCTCGGAATCACCTCGATCGGTGCCGCGGCGGACGCGATCACCAGCTACGGCTTCGTCAACGCGCTCACCGGCGCCCTGCCGGTCGTCCTCAACCTCGACTCCGTGCCGGCGAATGTGAATGACGGCAGGGAGCATCCGGCCGTGCTCAGTCCTGCCGGCGGCGGCGGGCCT
The window above is part of the Chloroflexota bacterium genome. Proteins encoded here:
- a CDS encoding sigma-70 family RNA polymerase sigma factor, which codes for MNDERVDELITLARAGDADAFGALYEHYAVRVYRFLLAHVAEPADAEDLLHRVFVKVIEALPRYESRGLPFGAWLFRIARNALIDFGRRDRPSAPIEALSLRPDEAQDPTAFIESAEERAALLAALDGLTGEQRDVLLYRFFAGLSPAEIGALMGKREGSVRALQFRALSRLRDSEGVRALRADRLVEGSA
- a CDS encoding pilus assembly protein; translated protein: MRSTPRISPRRRVGRSGQALVEFALVVPLLFFMMVIIIDFGRALYIQTALQNGAREGARFGIVHPTWVTAADRANPDNIVYRASTEPAATVSAVNATVTCTTPGGVTSTATSPVSLSPAYVSCAVSGGRIDVKITYDFTPLTPLISNVVGTSLTLSGHTRMTIE
- a CDS encoding Tad domain-containing protein, translating into MSITTTATRRRARRDRGQVLVLLTIALVVLIGFIGLVIDGGFAYVHRRQMQNAADAGSHDGTAVLAAHYSNVCAWESAARSAAVDAALANGVVKASSVTVGLVDVYGNPTPVCDSARTMGVSVAVGQPYDTYFAGVLGITSIGAAADAITSYGFVNALTGALPVVLNLDSVPANVNDGREHPAVLSPAGGGGPGPVNFGNIDPTKYGQTLADSFANGLTIPIVAGKGCVPPTPVPPTPVPCTAGSINGFDHDVLRALQDRIDSAPTETWSNHAPDSRRVVTLLVINGDIGNSTVIPSGFALVFLDRVTGGNGTSGLWIHFISGSIVATGAKIDYTINNANAGQSTPKVIRLIH